A section of the Streptomyces sp. SLBN-118 genome encodes:
- the corA gene encoding magnesium/cobalt transporter CorA, giving the protein MIVDCAIYRNGRRTQGPPDLSDALAEARATGDAFLWIGLYEPTEKEFDHVSAEFGLHPLAVEDALNAHQRPKLEVYDDSLFMVLKPVVYAPETGAVTTDELMVFVGDSFVVTVRHGESSPLHAVRLRLEAEPEVLKHGPTAVLYAISDAIVDHYVDVVSELQVDLEELETEVFAPVGGDARNSAVRIYTFKRQVLEFRRAAAPLAAPMARLASAGVPFVPQHSQPFFRDVNDHLTRVNEQVEGLDRLLSDVLSAHLAQMGVRQNDDMRKISAWAAMVAVPTMVAGIYGMNFNHMPELRWGWAYPVVVVFMAGVVYGLFRLFKRRGWL; this is encoded by the coding sequence GTGATCGTGGACTGCGCCATCTACCGCAATGGGCGCCGGACGCAGGGCCCGCCCGACCTCTCCGATGCCCTGGCCGAGGCGCGCGCCACGGGCGATGCCTTCCTGTGGATCGGTCTCTACGAGCCGACGGAGAAGGAGTTCGACCACGTCTCGGCGGAGTTCGGGCTGCATCCGCTGGCGGTGGAGGACGCGCTCAACGCCCACCAGCGGCCGAAGCTCGAGGTGTACGACGATTCGCTGTTCATGGTCCTCAAGCCGGTGGTGTACGCGCCGGAGACCGGCGCCGTCACGACGGACGAGCTGATGGTCTTCGTCGGTGACTCGTTCGTGGTGACCGTGCGGCACGGCGAGAGCTCGCCCCTGCATGCCGTACGGCTGCGTCTGGAGGCAGAGCCCGAGGTTCTCAAGCACGGCCCCACGGCGGTGCTGTACGCGATCAGCGACGCGATCGTCGACCACTACGTCGATGTCGTCTCCGAGCTCCAGGTGGACCTGGAGGAACTGGAAACCGAGGTCTTCGCGCCGGTGGGCGGCGACGCGCGCAACAGCGCGGTGCGGATCTACACCTTCAAGCGGCAGGTGCTGGAGTTCCGCCGGGCCGCCGCCCCGCTGGCGGCACCGATGGCTCGTCTCGCGAGTGCGGGCGTGCCGTTCGTCCCTCAGCACTCGCAGCCGTTCTTCCGGGACGTCAACGACCATCTGACGCGGGTGAACGAGCAGGTGGAGGGCTTGGACCGGCTTCTGTCGGACGTCCTGTCCGCCCATCTCGCACAGATGGGCGTGCGGCAGAACGACGACATGCGCAAGATCTCGGCGTGGGCGGCCATGGTCGCGGTCCCCACGATGGTCGCGGGGATCTACGGCATGAACTTCAACCACATGCCCGAGCTGCGGTGGGGGTGGGCGTATCCGGTGGTCGTGGTCTTCATGGCCGGTGTCGTGTACGGCCTGTTCCGGCTGTTCAAGCGCCGGGGCTGGCTGTAG
- a CDS encoding DUF3090 domain-containing protein, whose amino-acid sequence MSRQVFLYDPPDRFVAGTVGLPGRRTFFLQASAAGRITSVALEKTQVAALAERIDELLDEVVRRTGGNAPVPAVAPADVSDTAPLDAPVEEEFRVGTMALAWDGEEQRMIVEAQALVELDADSEEDLAEAEERLLQDEENGPPMLRVRLTGAQARAFAKRALDVVNAGRPPCPLCSLPLDPEGHVCPRQNGYRRGV is encoded by the coding sequence GTGTCCCGTCAGGTGTTCCTCTACGATCCGCCGGACCGTTTCGTGGCCGGTACGGTCGGGCTGCCTGGACGCCGTACGTTCTTCCTGCAGGCTTCGGCCGCAGGGCGTATCACCAGCGTGGCCCTGGAGAAGACCCAGGTTGCCGCGCTCGCCGAGCGGATCGACGAACTGCTGGACGAGGTCGTACGCCGCACCGGCGGCAACGCACCGGTTCCGGCCGTGGCACCCGCCGATGTCTCGGACACCGCGCCGCTGGACGCCCCGGTCGAGGAGGAGTTCCGGGTCGGCACGATGGCGCTGGCCTGGGACGGCGAGGAACAGCGCATGATCGTCGAGGCGCAGGCGCTCGTCGAACTGGACGCGGACTCCGAGGAGGACCTCGCCGAGGCCGAGGAGCGGCTGCTCCAGGACGAGGAGAACGGCCCGCCGATGCTGCGCGTCCGGCTGACCGGCGCGCAGGCCAGGGCCTTCGCCAAACGCGCGCTGGACGTGGTCAACGCCGGCCGGCCGCCGTGCCCGCTGTGCAGCCTGCCGCTCGATCCGGAAGGACACGTATGCCCGCGCCAGAACGGATACCGCCGCGGAGTCTGA
- a CDS encoding histidine phosphatase family protein, producing MATLILVRHGRSTANTAGVLAGWTPGVFLDERGAAQAAALPARLADVPLAAAVSSPLERCVQTLRPLLDARPGLELQTDERIGECHYGDWSGRKLAELADEPLMEIVQQHPSSAAFPGGESMRAMQARAVDAVRDWNARVESAHGEDAVYVMCSHGDLIKSLVADALGMHLDLFQRIHVEPCSVSAIRYTRTRPFLLRLGDTGDFGSLVPRGNGGGGAGVVGGGAGAP from the coding sequence ATGGCCACGCTGATCCTCGTACGCCACGGACGCTCCACCGCCAACACGGCGGGGGTGCTCGCCGGCTGGACTCCCGGCGTCTTCCTCGACGAGCGGGGCGCCGCACAGGCGGCCGCGCTGCCCGCACGGCTCGCCGATGTGCCGCTCGCCGCAGCCGTCAGCAGCCCGCTGGAGCGCTGTGTGCAGACGCTGCGGCCCCTCCTCGACGCCCGGCCGGGACTGGAGCTGCAGACCGACGAGCGGATCGGCGAATGCCACTACGGCGACTGGTCGGGCCGCAAGCTCGCCGAGCTCGCCGACGAACCCCTGATGGAGATCGTGCAGCAGCACCCCTCGTCGGCGGCGTTTCCGGGCGGGGAGTCGATGCGGGCGATGCAGGCGCGGGCCGTCGACGCCGTACGCGACTGGAACGCGCGCGTGGAGTCCGCGCACGGCGAGGACGCGGTGTATGTGATGTGCTCGCACGGCGACCTCATCAAGTCTCTGGTGGCGGACGCGCTCGGCATGCATCTCGACCTGTTCCAGCGGATCCATGTGGAGCCGTGCTCCGTCTCGGCGATCCGGTACACACGCACCCGCCCGTTCCTCCTGCGCCTCGGTGACACCGGGGACTTCGGCTCGCTGGTGCCGCGCGGGAACGGCGGTGGCGGGGCCGGAGTCGTCGGGGGCGGCGCGGGCGCCCCGTGA
- a CDS encoding ferritin-like domain-containing protein: protein MLSARSLFQEIVDSDDAFQLFCSIAASGEAQGGWENGRIAALVPESMQDLAPKITRHGADEDKHGRIFNALLKKRNLQPVPVPPETDYTMLLEKRSIGLTHEKLRRDQPLTEQDIVVYLSHSRVTEQRAADQMDMLVKHFGDHPELGRAITMICNDEGNHLAYCHEELLGLAAAGHGRTIQRVLRESALAEIQVYRDVSLAVMGHMGRLLHWPKAKSAALSAGIHAMYGYERVGGWHRMVSLRMPARRGALDGPPAAAPVF, encoded by the coding sequence ATGCTTTCGGCCCGAAGTCTTTTCCAGGAAATCGTCGACAGCGACGACGCCTTCCAGCTCTTCTGCTCGATCGCCGCCAGCGGCGAGGCGCAGGGCGGCTGGGAGAACGGCCGTATCGCCGCCCTCGTACCCGAGAGCATGCAGGACCTCGCACCCAAGATCACCCGGCACGGCGCCGACGAGGACAAGCACGGCAGAATCTTCAACGCCCTGCTCAAGAAGCGGAATCTTCAACCGGTGCCCGTCCCGCCCGAGACCGACTACACGATGCTGCTCGAAAAGCGGAGCATCGGACTCACCCACGAGAAGTTGCGCCGCGACCAGCCGCTGACCGAACAGGACATCGTCGTCTACCTCTCGCACAGCCGGGTCACCGAACAGCGGGCCGCCGACCAGATGGACATGCTGGTGAAGCACTTCGGCGACCACCCCGAGCTGGGCAGGGCCATCACCATGATCTGCAACGACGAGGGCAACCATCTGGCGTACTGCCACGAGGAGTTGCTGGGTCTGGCCGCCGCGGGCCACGGCCGCACGATCCAGCGGGTGCTGCGCGAGAGCGCCCTCGCCGAGATCCAGGTCTACCGTGACGTCAGCCTCGCCGTGATGGGCCACATGGGACGCCTGCTGCACTGGCCCAAGGCCAAGTCCGCCGCGCTGAGCGCCGGTATCCACGCGATGTACGGCTACGAACGCGTCGGCGGCTGGCACCGGATGGTCAGCCTGCGAATGCCCGCCCGCCGGGGTGCGCTCGACGGTCCGCCGGCCGCCGCGCCCGTCTTCTGA
- a CDS encoding SCO1664 family protein — protein sequence MPAPERIPPRSLTALDLLTKGELKVRGRVREASNAVLYCSVSYEGETAHCVYKPVAGERPLWDFPDGTLAQREVAAYEVSEATGWGLVPPTVLRDGPYGEGMVQLWIEADPEQSLLALVEDEEPGEGWKAVGFADVGEGRTALLVHADDVRLRRLAVLDAVINNGDRKGGHLLPTADGHLYAIDHGVTFNVDDKLRTLLWGWAGDPLPQETLSALASLSDALSTGGPLTTRLEQLLTAAEVEALRGRVGELTAAGRHPVPSGEWPAIPWPPV from the coding sequence ATGCCCGCGCCAGAACGGATACCGCCGCGGAGTCTGACCGCACTCGATCTCCTCACCAAGGGTGAGCTGAAGGTGCGCGGACGGGTCCGCGAGGCGTCCAACGCGGTGCTGTACTGCTCCGTCTCGTACGAGGGCGAAACGGCCCACTGCGTGTACAAGCCGGTCGCCGGGGAGCGGCCGCTGTGGGACTTCCCGGACGGAACGCTCGCCCAGCGCGAGGTCGCGGCGTACGAGGTCTCCGAGGCGACGGGGTGGGGCCTGGTCCCGCCGACGGTCCTGCGGGACGGGCCGTACGGCGAGGGCATGGTCCAGCTCTGGATCGAGGCCGACCCCGAACAGTCCCTGCTCGCCCTCGTCGAGGACGAGGAGCCCGGAGAGGGCTGGAAGGCGGTCGGTTTCGCGGATGTGGGCGAGGGGCGTACGGCGCTGCTGGTCCACGCGGACGACGTACGGCTGCGGCGGCTGGCCGTGCTGGACGCGGTGATCAACAACGGCGACCGCAAGGGCGGGCATCTGCTGCCGACGGCGGACGGTCATCTGTACGCGATCGACCACGGGGTCACGTTCAACGTCGACGACAAGCTGCGGACGCTGCTGTGGGGGTGGGCGGGGGATCCGCTCCCGCAGGAGACCCTGTCGGCGCTGGCGTCCCTGTCGGACGCCCTGTCGACGGGCGGGCCTCTGACCACCCGTCTGGAGCAACTGCTGACGGCGGCGGAAGTGGAGGCGCTGAGGGGACGGGTGGGGGAGCTGACGGCGGCGGGGAGGCATCCGGTGCCGTCGGGGGAGTGGCCGGCGATTCCGTGGCCACCGGTGTGA
- the mshC gene encoding cysteine--1-D-myo-inosityl 2-amino-2-deoxy-alpha-D-glucopyranoside ligase, translating into MHAWPASEVPALPGKGRDLRIHDTATGGPVTLDPGPVARIYVCGITPYDATHLGHAATYNAFDLVQRVWLDTKRQVHYVQNVTDVDDPLLERAIRDGHDWTELAERETALFREDMTALRMLPPQHYIGAVEAIPGIVPLVERLRDAGAAYELEGDVYFSVESDPHFGGVSHFDADVMRALSAERGGDPERSGKKNPLDPMLWMAAREGEPSWDGGSLGRGRPGWHIECVAIALDHLGMGFDVQGGGSDLAFPHHEMGASHAQALTGQYPFAKSYVHAGMVALNGEKMSKSKGNLVFVSTLRRDGVDPAAIRLALLSHHYRADWEWTDDVLQDAVERLGRWRAAVSRPDGPSADALVEEIRDALANDLDAPAALVAVDRWAALQQSGGGTDEGAPGLVSRAVDALLGVAL; encoded by the coding sequence ATGCATGCCTGGCCCGCTTCTGAGGTCCCCGCCCTGCCCGGCAAGGGCCGCGACCTCCGGATCCACGACACCGCGACCGGTGGTCCTGTGACCCTCGACCCCGGTCCCGTCGCCCGTATCTACGTCTGCGGCATCACTCCGTACGACGCGACCCACCTGGGTCACGCGGCGACCTACAACGCGTTCGACCTCGTTCAGCGCGTGTGGCTCGACACCAAGCGGCAGGTTCACTACGTCCAGAACGTGACGGACGTCGACGACCCGCTCCTTGAGCGTGCCATCCGCGACGGGCACGACTGGACCGAGCTCGCCGAGCGCGAGACCGCGCTCTTCCGCGAGGACATGACCGCCCTGCGGATGCTTCCGCCCCAGCACTACATCGGCGCCGTCGAGGCCATACCCGGCATCGTGCCGCTCGTCGAGCGCCTTCGGGACGCCGGCGCCGCGTACGAGCTCGAAGGCGACGTGTACTTCTCGGTCGAGTCCGACCCGCACTTCGGTGGGGTGTCCCACTTCGACGCCGACGTCATGAGGGCACTGTCCGCCGAGCGCGGCGGCGACCCCGAGCGCTCCGGCAAGAAGAACCCGCTCGACCCGATGCTCTGGATGGCCGCCCGTGAGGGCGAGCCGAGTTGGGACGGCGGCAGCCTCGGCCGCGGGCGGCCCGGCTGGCACATCGAGTGCGTGGCCATCGCGCTCGACCACCTCGGCATGGGCTTCGACGTGCAGGGCGGCGGTTCCGATCTCGCCTTCCCGCACCACGAGATGGGCGCCTCGCACGCCCAGGCGCTCACCGGCCAGTACCCCTTCGCCAAGTCGTACGTCCACGCCGGCATGGTCGCCCTGAACGGCGAGAAGATGTCGAAGTCCAAGGGCAACCTGGTCTTCGTCTCGACGCTGCGCCGCGACGGCGTGGACCCGGCCGCGATACGCCTCGCGCTCCTGTCGCACCACTACCGGGCCGACTGGGAGTGGACCGACGACGTGCTCCAGGACGCCGTGGAGCGGCTCGGCCGCTGGCGCGCGGCGGTGTCCCGGCCCGACGGGCCGTCCGCCGACGCGCTCGTCGAGGAGATCCGCGACGCCCTCGCGAACGACCTGGACGCCCCCGCCGCGCTCGTGGCCGTCGACCGCTGGGCCGCGCTCCAGCAGTCCGGGGGAGGCACGGACGAGGGCGCGCCCGGCCTCGTCTCGCGTGCCGTCGACGCCTTGCTGGGCGTAGCACTGTAG